From Halomicrobium salinisoli, the proteins below share one genomic window:
- a CDS encoding ABC transporter permease subunit, translated as MSWRIVARRDALDPYRSRSLFAHLAVFVLVFGLLTYVAAGPDRPLATYHVSTVALFLPLVALLVGYKSIAEPRENGGLRVVLSFPHTRREVLLGTVVGRAAVVAALTTVGFLASTVVYLVEIGVPDLGSLAVGWLFAVLLGVAMAALAVGISASVRTTNRAVVAVFGTFLLLAMLWGQIPTLVRFVANGFAMPTGPGPEWVTAFRQLNPTTAYQTAVNGLVTPVPTPDAVYYQPWFGVLVLLGWTVVPLLVGLQRFENSDL; from the coding sequence GACGGGACGCGCTGGACCCCTACCGGTCGCGCTCGCTGTTCGCGCACCTGGCCGTCTTCGTCCTCGTGTTCGGCCTGCTGACGTACGTCGCAGCCGGGCCCGACCGCCCGCTGGCGACCTACCACGTGAGCACCGTCGCCCTCTTCCTGCCGCTGGTCGCCCTGCTGGTGGGGTACAAGTCCATCGCCGAGCCACGGGAGAACGGCGGGCTCCGCGTCGTCCTCTCCTTTCCCCACACGCGGCGAGAGGTCCTCCTCGGGACCGTCGTCGGCCGGGCGGCCGTCGTCGCCGCGCTGACCACCGTCGGCTTCCTGGCCTCGACCGTCGTCTACCTCGTCGAGATCGGCGTCCCCGACCTCGGCTCGCTGGCCGTCGGCTGGCTGTTCGCGGTGCTGCTGGGCGTCGCGATGGCCGCCCTCGCCGTGGGCATCTCCGCCAGCGTCCGGACGACCAACCGCGCCGTCGTCGCCGTCTTCGGGACCTTCCTGCTGCTGGCGATGCTGTGGGGACAGATCCCGACGCTGGTCCGGTTCGTCGCCAACGGCTTCGCGATGCCCACCGGACCGGGGCCGGAGTGGGTCACGGCCTTCAGACAGCTGAACCCGACGACCGCCTACCAGACGGCGGTCAACGGCCTCGTGACGCCGGTTCCCACCCCCGACGCCGTCTACTACCAGCCGTGGTTCGGCGTCCTCGTCCTGCTGGGCTGGACGGTCGTGCCGCTGCTGGTCGGGCTGCAGCGGTTCGAGAACAGCGACCTCTAG